A stretch of Miscanthus floridulus cultivar M001 chromosome 13, ASM1932011v1, whole genome shotgun sequence DNA encodes these proteins:
- the LOC136500421 gene encoding pentatricopeptide repeat-containing protein At3g59040-like, with protein MESAAIGSQSPLSFPSSLCKSKVSSGLPLCNVKIKSNHRLEVVCRGMLATRKFMQRKKKEEVFKDAADETEQMNWRRMMREIEEAGSAVPILKTQRSGKGPLPRDVILGTLVRFKQLKKWSIVSEILEWLRTQHWWDFSEMDFLMLVTAYGKLGDFSRAERILKYMNKKGYQPSVISQTGLMEAYGRGKQYRKAEAVFRRMQTSGPEPSPVTYQIILKSLVEGDKYKEAEAIFEDLLNEKRTFKPDQKMFHMMIYMYKKAGDYAQARKLFTQMSERGIPLSTVTFNSLMSFETDYKEVSSIYDQMQRAGLKPDVVSYSLLIKAYGKARREEEALAVFEEMLDAGVRPTRKSYNILLDAFAISGLVEEAHTVFKAMRRHRVEPDLCSYTTMVLAYVNASDMNGAEKIFRRIKDDGLKPNVVVYGTLMKGYSKLNNVEKIMRVYERMRIQGVEPNQTIYTTIMDAHGRNSDFGNAAIWFKEMEARGYPPDQKAKNILLSLANTPEEQQEANELVGNGAIQLEVKPDDEEVDGADGHEVIHTDAGNHRLLDDTQTRNHVNGRTRVGNYTFNEEDDDDDDYEEEDDEEFNFVSFRDKRELNFAS; from the exons ATGGAGTCGGCGGCGATTGGGTCGCAGTCCCCGCTCTCCTTCCCCTCCAGCCTCTG CAAATCAAAAGTATCCTCTGGTTTACCATTATGCAATGTGAAGATCAAGAGCAATCACAGGCTTGAGGTGGTTTGTCGTGGGATGTTAGCTACAAGAAAGTTTATgcaaaggaaaaagaaagaagaagtttTCAAGGATGCTGCTGATGAGACCGAGCAGATGAATTGGAGGAGAATGATGAGAGAGATAGAGGAGGCAGGATCAGCTGTACCCATTCTGAAGACTCAGCGAAGCGGGAAAGGGCCACTTCCAAGAGATGTTATTCTTGGGACTCTCGTGCGGTTCAAACAATTGAAAAAATGGAGCATTGTCAGTGAG ATTCTCGAATGGCTCAGAACACAGCATTGGTGGGACTTCAGTGAGATGGACTTCTTGATGCTTGTGACAGCTTATGGAAAGTTGGGGGATTTTAGCAGGGCAGAAAGGATCCTAAAGTACATGAACAAGAAAGGCTACCAGCCTAGCGTCATATCACAAACTGGTCTGATGGAGGCATATGGAAGAGGGAAGCAGTACCGTAAGGCTGAAGCAGTATTCCGTAGGATGCAAACATCAGGCCCTGAACCATCACCTGTGACATATCAAATCATTTTGAAATCTTTAGTTGAG GGTGACAAATATAAGGAAGCTGAAGCTATATTTGAGGAccttcttaatgaaaaaagaaCTTTTAAGCCAGACCAGAAGATGTTTCATATGATGATTTATATGTACAAGAAAGCTGGTGACTATGCCCAGGCTCGTAAGCTATTTACACAGATGTCAGAGAGAGGAATTCCACTATCTACAGTCACTTTTAATAGTTTGATGTCCTTTGAGACAGACTACAAGGAAGTTTCAAGTATTTATGATCAG ATGCAAAGAGCTGGGCTAAAACCAGATGTTGTGAGCTATTCCCTGCTCATCAAAGCTTATGGGAAAGCCAGAAGGGAAGAAGAAGCATTGGCGGTTTTTGAAGAGATGCTTGATGCTGGAGTCAG GCCGACACGCAAATCATATAACATTTTGCTTGATGCATTTGCAATATCTGGATTGGTAGAGGAGGCTCATACAGTTTTCAAGGCAATGAGAAGACACAG GGTTGAGCCTGATCTTTGCTCTTATACCACTATGGTCTTAGCTTATGTAAATGCATCTGACATGAATGGAGCTGAGAAAATCTTTCGTAGGATTAAAGACGATGGTCTGAAGCCCAATGTTGTGGTTTATGGTACTCTGATGAAAGGCTATTCAAAGTTAAATAATGTTGAGAAAATTATGCGGGTGTATGAGAGAATGCGGATCCAGGGTGTTGAACCCAACCAGACTATATATACTactatcatggatgcacatggcaGGAACTCAGATTTTGGAAATGCTGCCATTTGGTTCAAAGAAATGGAAGCTCGTGGATACCCACCAGACCAGAAAGCAAAAAATATCCTACTTTCACTTGCCAACACACCAGAAGAACAACAAGAAGCGAATGAATTGGTAGGGAATGGTGCAATTCAGCTGGAAGTGAAACCTGATGATGAAGAGGTGGATGGTGCTGATGGGCATGAAGTTATACATACCGATGCTGGAAATCACCGTTTGCTAGATGACACACAAACAAGAAACCATGTAAATGGTAGGACCAGAGTTGGTAATTATACTTTTaatgaggaggatgatgacgatgatgattatgaggaagaggatgatgaagagtTCAATTTTGTTTCTTTCAGAGATAAGAGAGAACTAAATTTTGCAagttga